The Urbifossiella limnaea nucleotide sequence AAGTACACCGCGTTCCGGTTCGGCTCCAGCGCCGCCGGGTACGGCCCCGGGTGGCGCTCCGCCTGGAAGTTCGTCCGCAGCCAATCGGCGGCGCGCGTCGTGCGGCGGTCGACATCCGTGGCGTGCGCCCCGCGGCGGCACAGCAGGAGCGCCCGGAGCCCGTCGGCCGTGGCGCTGCCGTAGGACACGCCCACGCCGTCGATCAACCCCGCCTTGTTGCGCACCGGGTCGGCGTGGACGAAGTGGAAGCCACCGTCCGCGTTTTGGCAGCGCCGCAGGAACGCGAACGCCGCAGCGGCGCGGGCGTCGGTGAGCGCGCCGGCTGAGGTCAATGCCTCGAGCGCGAACAGCGTCGCGGACAGGTTCGACTCGGTGAACAGCGGCGCGAAGCCCGTCGCACCGGGCTTCTTTGGTACGACACGGCAGTAACCCCACCCGCCGTAGTGCGGGTCGTCCGCGGTCCAACCCAGCTCGTGGGTCAGCTGCCGGGCGAGGAGGTACTTCGTCCACGCCGCCTTCGCGGCGGCGCGGGTTACGCCGTCGGCGTGGCACAGCGCTTTCAGTGCCAGCGCCGCGGTGTAGACGGGATAGTCGAAGCCGCCGTCCGGCTCGCGGACCTCGCCGTCCTTCACAAACGTGTCGAGGAAGGCGAGCGCCTTTTCGCGGGCGGCGGGTGCGGCGTCGGCGTCCTGGAGTGCGCCAAGCACGAGCGGCGTGAGGGCGGTGCCGTCCTTGAACGCGGCGTACACGTCGGACCGCCACGCCCCGTCGGGCGACTGGCGCTTCACCAGGTAGGCGACGGCCGCGGCGGTGTCGGCGCGCGGGGCGGGCGGCTGTGCGACGACGAGCGCGAGCAGCGCGACGGACGGGGACATGGGAATACCCCAGGAAAAGCAGATTTTCACGCAGAGGCGCGGAGCCGCAGAGAAGACAGAGTCCTGTTCTTCTCTGCGGCTCTGCGGCTCTGTGTGAGCAATGGTTTACTCCTTCGCGTCGCGCTTCTCGGCCTGCGCCCGCAGCACGTCCACCGGGAACGGCGTCCGGTCGGCCGTCATCACGAGCAGCGCCGCCGACGTGCAGAACGTCCGCCCGGTGATGCAGTGGTGGCCGCTCCAGCTGCCGCTGCCGTCCTGGGCCTTCTCCAGGCCGGTGCGCATCTTGGTGTCCCAGTCGGTCCAGTCCTTGCCGCCCTTGAGCACGAGCGACTCGCTGATGTGCATGAAGCTCAGGAACTCCTCGCCGCCGTTGGAGCCGAACCCGGCCACGAACTTCTCGTCTCGCACGGTCGCGGCCAGTTGCCCCTGGACCTTGTCGTTGGCCCGCTCGGCCTCGCCGAGTCGCTTTACCGTCTCGCGGGCCTCTTCCTTCTGCTTGTCGGTCGCCTTCAGGTCTTTCAGCACTTCCTTCGCCTTCGCGCCGTCGACGCGGAGGCCGTTCACCGCGTCCTGCGTGTTGCCGGCGCCGCGGCCGAAGCTGTACAGCTTCACCCCCGCGTCGCCCCCGCCGACCCCGCCGGCGCCGGCGAACCCGGCGCTACGGCCGGAGAACGCCCCCTCGGCCGACGCGCCGGGAGGCGCCGCGTAGGCCCCCGGGTCGCCCGCCTTGGCCTTCCCGGCCGGGAGCGCCGCGACCGCCGCCGGGGCGGGGCCGGACGCCAACGCCTTCCCCTCGGCCGCCGTCTTGGCGTCGGCCAGCGCCCGCTCCAGCACCCGGCGATCCACCTCGACGCCGTTCTGCCGCGCCCGCGCCACGCTCTTGTTGCACAGCCCCATCGACAGCGTGGGTGCCCACCCGCCCTGGTTGGCGAACCCGCCGTCGGCCCCCTGGTGGCGCACGATCTTGTTCATCGTCTTGGTCAGCGCCGCGACCAACCGCTCCTCGTCCGGGCCGGCGCTGCCGCGCATCTCGGCCAGTACCAGGTTCACCAGGAAGGTGTCCACGTACGGCCCGATCTTCCCCTGCAGTTGCGTGCCGCGGACGTCGGTGATGTACAGCGAGTCGCCCTCGGCCCGCTCGACGCGGCCGAGCACGAACCGCAGCCCCTTGGCCACGGCGTCCTTGTAATCGCCGGTGGTGGCGGTGTGGCCGGCGCGGAACAGGGCCAGCAGCGCGAAGCACGTGTTCCCCACGTCCGACGGGTCTTCGACCGTCTTCCCCTCGACGCGGCCGCCGTTCGGCCCCTGGTTCCGCCAGCCGCCGCCCTGGTTCCAGCCGCCGTCCTCCTGCTGCGACTTCACGAGCCAGGTGAGCCCCTTCTTGACGGAGTCCGACAGCGGCCGCGGGGTCACGGCCGTCTTCATCTCGACCTTCACGTTCGTGACCTTGACCGGCGACAGCTTCTCGGCCGCCTTCTCACTCGGCGGCGGGGCGGTGGGAACGGCGGCCGGCGGCTGGCCGGTCGCGGGGACGAGGTTGAGCGCGAACGTGGCCGCGAGCCCGACGGCGGCGGCGGCCCGGAGCGGGCGGATCAGGCGGGACATGCGGAGTCCTCCGACGGGAGGGGAACGGGGCGCACTTCCGACGCCCCGCCGGCAGTCTAACGGGTCCGCGGTCCGGGGTGGGTAACGGGTTGGTAACGGGGGGCGGCCGCCGGGGCCGAAAACTCCTCTTCTCGCGCCGCCGGGGAGTCGCTATCAGCCGCCCCATCTTCACCCTCGCCGAACGGCCGGAGGACGGATGCGCACGTGGCGGAAGCTAATGGCGACGGCAGCGCTCGGGGCGGCGGTCGGCGGCGCGGCCGCCCAGCCGCCGGCGCCCGCAACCGGCGCGAAGGCCGCGGACCCGCTCCGCGCCGCCGACCCGCTGGGGGCGATGGTCGCGGAGGCGAAGTCGGCACACGCGGCGCTGCGCGACTACGCCTGCACGTTCACCCGCCAGGAGCGCGTGAACGGCAACCTCGGCGCGGAGCAGGTGGCCGAGCTGAAGTACCGGGCCAGCCCGTACAGCGTGTCGGTCCGGTTCGCCCGGCCGG carries:
- a CDS encoding prenyltransferase/squalene oxidase repeat-containing protein; its protein translation is MSPSVALLALVVAQPPAPRADTAAAVAYLVKRQSPDGAWRSDVYAAFKDGTALTPLVLGALQDADAAPAAREKALAFLDTFVKDGEVREPDGGFDYPVYTAALALKALCHADGVTRAAAKAAWTKYLLARQLTHELGWTADDPHYGGWGYCRVVPKKPGATGFAPLFTESNLSATLFALEALTSAGALTDARAAAAFAFLRRCQNADGGFHFVHADPVRNKAGLIDGVGVSYGSATADGLRALLLCRRGAHATDVDRRTTRAADWLRTNFQAERHPGPYPAALEPNRNAVYFYYAASVARAYRAANLGEPAGLAAALARKQRADGSWVNEVELVRENDPVVATSQALSARAAVRGPGR
- a CDS encoding prenyltransferase/squalene oxidase repeat-containing protein gives rise to the protein MSRLIRPLRAAAAVGLAATFALNLVPATGQPPAAVPTAPPPSEKAAEKLSPVKVTNVKVEMKTAVTPRPLSDSVKKGLTWLVKSQQEDGGWNQGGGWRNQGPNGGRVEGKTVEDPSDVGNTCFALLALFRAGHTATTGDYKDAVAKGLRFVLGRVERAEGDSLYITDVRGTQLQGKIGPYVDTFLVNLVLAEMRGSAGPDEERLVAALTKTMNKIVRHQGADGGFANQGGWAPTLSMGLCNKSVARARQNGVEVDRRVLERALADAKTAAEGKALASGPAPAAVAALPAGKAKAGDPGAYAAPPGASAEGAFSGRSAGFAGAGGVGGGDAGVKLYSFGRGAGNTQDAVNGLRVDGAKAKEVLKDLKATDKQKEEARETVKRLGEAERANDKVQGQLAATVRDEKFVAGFGSNGGEEFLSFMHISESLVLKGGKDWTDWDTKMRTGLEKAQDGSGSWSGHHCITGRTFCTSAALLVMTADRTPFPVDVLRAQAEKRDAKE